The following proteins are encoded in a genomic region of Thalassophryne amazonica chromosome 5, fThaAma1.1, whole genome shotgun sequence:
- the LOC117509853 gene encoding multicilin: MQKDKIAFGSATPIRMDQQGRRSAPTKMGKVLTPRSSSPLSVHVDKLPCIIEQVFSTLAWDDLNECASVLNRDSDSLGSQVTESDEEFGDYALNFMGDSPATLESSLSPAELIPFQGCVIPPLDPQQDLWAEDELVDSSTETDRPPAHDGNPWREIAQCETRVLRGSWESQLHETAYQKQEETDSLQGRTLQLHQLASRAKHLSSVIEKLMTFRDPVIVCGDKTSLSPCKRQRLDQGSEAESFDSVEEILRDIRACCNDVLHSMAPAKSLQQDSDNIQMYGAFAGLHTSVSRDGTRRIDGGEAARNTSSFRTCVREHSTIRTQVFPHGHAFTSRTHNGGYCFRWLPNHS, from the exons ATGCAAAAAGACAAAATTGCATTTGGTTCTGCAACCCCCATCCGCATGGATCAACAAGGGAGGAGATCCGCACCAACCAAAATG GGTAAAGTGCTGACACCAAGGAGCAGCAGCCCGCTCAGCGTGCACGTAGACAAGCTCCCCTGCATCATTGAACAGG TCTTTTCAACACTCGCGTGGGATGATTTGAATGAGTGCGCGTCTGTGCTGAACCGGGACAGCGACTCCCTCGGGTCTCAG GTGACTGAATCTGATGAAGAATTTGGAGATTACGCATTAAACTTCATGGGAG ATTCTCCTGCTACCCTGGAAAGCAGCCTGTCTCCTGCTGAGCTCATACCGTTTCAGGGCTGCGTCATACCTCCCCTCGACCCTCAGCAGGACTTGTGGGCTGAAGATGAGTTGGTTGACTCTtccacagaaacagacagacctCCTGCTCACGACGGAAATCCCTGGAGGGAAATTGCTCAGTGTGAGACCAGGGTGCTGAGGGGGTCATGGGAAAGTCAG CTCCATGAGACAGCATACCAAAAACAGGAAGAGACTGACTCCCTCCAGGGGAGAACCCTTCAGCTCCATCAGCTGGCTAGTCGTGCTAAGCACCTATCCTCGGTGATAGAA AAACTGATGACCTTCAGGGACCCAGTGATAGTTTGTGGTGATAAAACGTCACTGAGTCCTTGTAAACGGCAGCGACTGGACCAGGGAAGTGAAGCGGAGTCGTTTGACTCAGTGGAGGAGATCCTCAGGGACATCAGAGCATGCTGCAATGATGTCCTGCACAGCATGGCTCCTGCTAAAAGCCTGCAGCAGGACTCAGACAACATACAAATGTATGGTGCATTTGCAGGCCTACATACGTCTGTTTCCAGAGACGGCACCAGGAGGATCGACGGAGGAGAGGCTGCACGCAACACCTCGTCTTTCCGAACGTGTGTCAGGGAACACAGCACCATAAGGACACAGGTGTTTCCTCACGGGCACGCCTTTACATCAAGAACACACAATGGAGGCTATTGCTTTCGCTGGTTACCCAACCACAGCTGA